The following proteins come from a genomic window of Phoenix dactylifera cultivar Barhee BC4 unplaced genomic scaffold, palm_55x_up_171113_PBpolish2nd_filt_p 000852F, whole genome shotgun sequence:
- the LOC120107409 gene encoding putative disease resistance protein RGA1 — MALWMLMRELVSLSNLVGPLAEKVVDACADGLSWAFSSLSRLLDVEADLDKLRRTVRRIHALLKDAEETRFVEDSQVRLWLFELKDIAFDAEDLLDEIRTRVHVSKLQASRKRKQPWRSFSVNPVWLLSWKISRKVAEISEKYRAIAEDRENLHLREGESRRKAQVREERLPPEAGSLQGEPLIVGIDDKKREIVRLLISGGGDDVAVVSVVAAGGIGKTTLARLAFDDQEVVNFFPLKFWVGVSQGFDVKKTTKEIIEVMTEERCEPLNLELLQRRLQQLVSGRKFLLVLDGVWNEEQYYWEVLRAPLMAGGNGSRVLVTTRSELVSRNMRTLPPIHLNGLEEEHCWSLFRDLAFERGAWDRHRNLAEIGRKIVKKCQGSPLAVRSIGGLLYNKTDEEEWKSVLSDLPDPDDDAYKILLTLKVSYDHLPLHLKQSFAFCSIFPNGYEFDRDELVKLWITVGLVKPRGMRSLENIGGKYFDYLLWRSFFHISSSSNQQSKLKYKMPGLIHELAQSVSEHECLRFENNAVHGESGNSRYVVSCLQNMDPIAFHKIYENQSLRAFILLPENGVPTKQVPYDLFLNLKHLRALDLRQNELVVLPDAIGNLIHLRFLNLYGTQIERLPESVSNLYNLQVLELGECNKLLELPKGMSNLVNLRHLGLHLNWDKHRNRWIDLISMPPGIGQLTSLRTLSRFSVSGESGCGLGQLKDLNLRGELCISKLENVVDVKDAKDANLKNKKYIDFLMLKWSESTCSNSLAGSEEVIENLHPNTNIRTLWIDNYNGTSFPNWLQDQSFSNLDTLRLSNCRRCGVLPLVGKLPQLRNLYLEGLPEVQHMGRVVPGNGNTMGFPLLEMLFISNMHKLESWHEVIQGEMACLKKLVISDCPNIKELSHLPCSLEYFEMGNCQKLLSLPMLPQLHELVIKGGTGEIIRWIRQLPSLSSLTVSQLSRVKSVPRGYLHNLKILRELKIEGCDKLESLALQDLASLEFLEVSSCRKLSSFAEGGLPATLKEFRLRFCDDLKSLPTRMHLLPSLNHMEIRNVPMLTSLPTEGLSYSLKYLAISGCALLQQRCERNGADWPKIQHIPLREIGDRSSS, encoded by the coding sequence atggctctctggatgttAATGCGGGAGCTCGTATCGCTGTCGAACCTCGTCGGCCCCCTCGCCGAGAAGGTCGTCGACGCCTGCGCCGACGGCCTCTCCTGggccttctcctctctctcccgcCTTCTCGACGTCGAGGCCGACCTCGACAAGCTCCGCCGCACCGTCCGCCGTATCCACGCCCTCCTCAAGGACGCCGAGGAGACCCGCTTCGTCGAGGACAGCCAGGTCCGCCTCTGGCTCTTCGAGCTCAAAGACATCGCCTTCGACGCCGAGGACCTCCTCGATGAGATCCGGACCCGGGTCCACGTCTCCAAGCTGCAAGCTTCTCGAAAGAGAAAGCAGCCTTGGCGCTCGTTCTCCGTCAACCCAGTTTGGCTCCTGAGCTGGAAGATTTCACGAAAGGTCGCCGAGATCTCGGAGAAGTACAGAGCCATTGCCGAGGACCGGGAGAATCTCCATCTCAGGGAGGGCGAGTCCAGGAGGAAAGCCCAGGTTAGGGAAGAGCGCCTCCCTCCGGAGGCGGGCTCTCTCCAAGGTGAGCCCTTAATCGTCGGCATCGATGATAAGAAAAGGGAGATTGTTCGGTTGTTGATCTCGGGTGGGGGCGATGACGTTGCCGTGGTTTCAGTAGTTGCAGCCGGAGGAATCGGGAAGACGACGCTTGCTAGGCTTGCCTTTGATGACCAAGAAGTGGTAAATTTCTTCCCTTTGAAGTTTTGGGTTGGTGTTTCTCAAGGATTCGATGTGAAGAAGACTACAAAAGAGATTATTGAGGTAATGACTGAAGAAAGATGTGAACCTTTGAACTTGGAGCTGCTGCAGCGCAGGCTTCAGCAGCTGGTGAGTGGGAGGAAGTTCTTATTGGTGCTAGATGGTGTTTGGAATGAGGAGCAATATTATTGGGAGGTGTTACGAGCTCCTTTAATGGCTGGAGGAAATGGAAGCAGGGTTTTGGTAACTACTAGGAGCGAATTGGTCTCAAGGAACATGCGCACATTGCCTCCAATCCATTTGAATGGTCTTGAGGAGGAGCACTGCTGGTCGTTGTTCCGGGACCTAGCATTCGAGCGAGGAGCTTGGGATCGGCACCGGAACTTGGCGGAGATCGGTAGGAAGATAGTGAAGAAGTGTCAGGGATCACCTCTAGCAGTCAGGTCGATCGGCGGCCTCTTGTACAATAAGACAGATGAAGAGGAGTGGAAAAGTGTATTAAGTGATCTGCCAGATCCAGATGATGATGCCTACAAGATCCTATTGACTTTGAAGGTGAGTTATGATCATTTGCCATTACATCTGAAGCAGTCTTTTGCTTTCTGTTCTATATTTCCCAATGGTTATGAGTTTGATCGAGATGAATTAGTCAAGTTGTGGATCACAGTTGGTCTTGTTAAGCCTCGGGGAATGAGGTCATTGGAGAATATTGGTGGTAAGTACTTTGACTATCTCTTATGGAGGTCATTTTTCCATATATCTAGCAGCAGCAACCAACAATCAAAACTGAAATACAAAATGCCCGGCTTAATTCATGAGCTAGCACAATCTGTTTCTGAACATGAATGTTTGAGATTTGAGAATAATGCAGTACATGGTGAATCAGGGAATTCTCGCTATGTGGTGTCATGCCTTCAGAATATGGATCCTATAGCATTTCACAAGATTTATGAGAACCAAAGCTTAAGAGCATTTATATTGCTTCCTGAAAATGGTGTGCCCACAAAGCAGGTTCCATATGATCTGTTTCTAAATTTGAAGCATTTACGTGCTTTAGATTTGAGACAGAATGAATTAGTTGTATTACCAGATGCTATTGGAAATCTAATTCATCTGCGGTTCCTGAACCTCTATGGCACACAGATAGAGAGGTTGCCAGAATCTGTCAGTAACCTTTACAATCTGCAGGTACTAGAACTTGGTGAGTGCAACAAGCTTCTAGAATTACCCAAAGGCATGAGCAACTTGGTTAATCTTCGGCATCTGGGTTTGCATTTGAACTGGGATAAGCATAGAAATAGATGGATTGATTTGATTTCCATGCCACCAGGGATTGGCCAATTAACTTCTCTACGAACATTGTCAAGGTTCAGTGTATCTGGAGAGAGTGGATGTGGTTTAGGGCAGTTAAAAGACTTAAATCTCCGAGGAGAACTATGTATCTCAAAACTGGAAAATGTAGTCGATGTGAAGGATGCCAAAGATGCAAATTTGAAGAACAAAAAATACATTGACTTTCTGATGCTGAAATGGAGTGAAAGCACCTGCTCTAACTCGCTGGCTGGAAGTGAAGAAGTAATCGAAAACCTCCATCCAAACACCAATATCAGAACTTTATGGATAGATAACTACaatggaacatcatttccaaattGGCTTCAGGATCAGTCATTTTCAAATTTAGACACATTGAGACTCTCCAACTGCAGAAGATGTGGTGTCCTCCCTCTAGTGGGAAAGCTGCCACAACTCAGAAATCTCTACTTAGAAGGGTTGCCTGAAGTGCAACACATGGGCCGTGTGGTTCCCGGTAATGGCAATACTATGGGTTTTCCCTTGCTTGAGATGTTGTTTATATCAAACATGCATAAATTGGAGAGTTGGCATGAAGTAATACAGGGTGAAATGGCTTGCCTCAAAAAACTTGTCATCTCAGATTGCCCcaatataaaagaactttcccACCTACCATGTTCTCTTGAATATTTTGAGATGGGAAACTGCCAAAAACTGTTGTCTCTTCCTATGCTTCCACAGCTTCACGAGTTGGTGATCAAAGGAGGCACTGGGGAAATAATCAGGTGGATCCGTCAGCTCCCCTCTCTGTCCTCGCTGACTGTTTCTCAATTGTCTCGTGTTAAATCTGTACCCAGAGGTTATCTTCATAACTTGAAAATTCTTAGAGAACTGAAGATTGAAGGATGTGATAAGCTTGAGTCACTGGCCTTGCAAGATCTTGCTTCTCTTGAATTTTTAGAGGTATCATCATGCCGAAAACTATCATCCTTTGCTGAGGGGGGACTGCCTGCAACACTAAAAGAATTTCGACTTCGTTTTTGTGACGATCTCAAATCCCTGCCAACCCGAATGCATTTGTTACCCTCTCTTAATCATATGGAAATTCGCAATGTTCCAATGCTCACATCATTACCGACAGAAGGATTATCTTACTCTCTGAAATATCTAGCTATCAGTGGATGCGCATTGCTGCAACAACGTTGCGAAAGAAATGGTGCTGATTGGCCTAAAATACAGCATATTCCTTTAAGAGAAATTGGTGATAGGTCTTCGAGTTGA
- the LOC103699359 gene encoding presenilin-like protein At1g08700 codes for MNCPRRRPILLRQSHTVSLGVIVAAWLTKLPKWTTWSLLLALAVLSYRGPLRILVDLASYRDDDLPAFIYEARPAVASSRPPLPLPSDIELFDTTRGIRLGLGDFCLLQRSCGQGGYDLMTVHACYLAIISGLRCTLIVLSMGLGADFFFVVLFHMSQISSCLSALFVPKISSQLGSSVPKGNDSAGGCIA; via the exons ATGAATTGTCCTCGCCGccgtcccatcctcctccgccAGTCCCACACCGTTTCCCTCGGCGTCATCGTCGCCGCCTGGCTTACCAAGCTCCCCAAGTGGACCACCTGGTCCCTCCTCCTCGCCCTCGCCGTGCTCTCTTACCGCGGTCCCCTCCGCATCCTCGTCGACCTCGCCTCTTACCGCGACGACGACCTCCCCGCCTTCATCTACGAGGCCCGCCCCGCTGTCGCCTCCTCCCGGCCACCCCTGCCGCTTCCTTCGG ATATTGAGCTGTTTGACACGACGAGGGGCATCCGGCTCGGCCTTGGAGACTTTTGTCTTCTCCAGCGTTCTTGTGGGCAGGGCGGGTATGATCTGATGACTGTCCATGCTTGTTATCTGGCGATCATTTCGGGGCTTCGGTGCACCCTCATCGTGCTGTCCATGGGCCTTG gtgctgatttctttttTGTGGTGCTATTTCACATGTCTCAAATAAGCTCATGCCTGTCTGCTCTGTTTGTGCCAAAGATTTCTTCACAGCTGGGAAGTTCAGTTCCGAAAGGCAATGATAGTGCTGGGGGTTGCATTGCTTGA
- the LOC120107407 gene encoding putative disease resistance protein RGA3 has translation MALWTLMRELLSLSNLVGPLAEKVVGAGVDGLCWAFSSLSRLLDVEADLDKLRRTVRRIHALLKDAEETRFIEDSHVRLWLSELKDIAFDAEDLLDEIETWVNVSKLQASQKRKLPWHSFSINPVWLLRWKISRKVAEIWKKYSAITEDWKNLHLRKGEYRRKAQVGEERLPPVAGSLQGEPLIVGIDDKKREIVQLLISGGGDDVAVVSVVGAGGIGKTTLARLAFDDQEVVNFFPLKFWVGVSQGFDVKKTTKEIIEVMTEERCEPLNLELLQRRLQQLVSGRKFLLVLDGVWNEEQYYWEMLRAPLMAGGNGSRVLVTTRSELVSRNMRTLPPIHLNGLEEEHCWSLFRDLAFERGAWDRHRNLVEIGRKIVKKCQGSPLAVRSISGLLYNKTDEEEWRSVLSDLPDPDDDAYKILLTLKVSYDHLPLHLKQCFAFCSIFPNGYVFDRDELVKLWIAVGLVKPKGTRSLENIGGKYFDHLLWRSFFHISSSSNQQSKLKYKMPGLIHELAQSVSEHECLRCENNAVHGESENSRYVVSCLQNMDPFTFQKIYENQGLRAFILHPENGVPTKQVPNHLFRNLKHLRALDLRQNELVALPDAIGNLIHLRFLNLYGTQIERLPESVSNLYNLQVLELGECNKLLELPKGMSNLVNLRHLGLHLNWDKHRNRWIDLISMPPGIGQLTSLRTLSRFSVSGQSGCGLGQLKDLDLRGELCISKLENVVNVDDAADANLRNKKYIDFLMLRWSESTCSNSLAESGEQVIKTLHPHTNIRTLWIDNYNGTSFPDWLQDQSFSNLDTLRLSNCRRCGVLPLVGKLPQLKNLDLEGLPEVQYMGRVVPGNGNTMGFPLLEMLFIANMRSLESWYEVIQGEMACLKKLVISDCPKIKELSHLPRSLEYFEMRNCQKLLSLPVLPLLQELVIKGGTGEIIRWIHQLTSLSSLTVSQLSRLKSLPRGYLHNLKVLRELKIEGCDKLKSVALQDLASLELLEISSCQKLSSFGDGGLPATLKEFRLHFCDNLKSLPTRMHLLPSLNHMEICNVPMLTSLPTEGLPYSLKYLAISGCTFLQRCCGRNGADWPKIQHIPLRDIGDSSSS, from the coding sequence ATGGCTCTCTGGACGTTAATGCGGGAGCTCCTATCGCTGTCGAACCTCGTCGGCCCCCTCGCCGAGAAGGTCGTCGGCGCAGGCGTCGACGGCCTCTGCTGGgcgttctcctctctctcccgcCTTCTCGACGTCGAGGCCGACCTCGACAAGCTCCGCCGCACCGTCCGCCGTATCCACGCCCTTCTCAAGGACGCCGAGGAGACCCGCTTCATCGAGGACAGCCACGTCCGCCTCTGGCTCTCCGAGCTCAAAGACATCGCCTTCGACGCCGAGGACCTCCTCGACGAGATCGAGACCTGGGTCAACGTCTCCAAGCTGCAAGCTTCTCAGAAGAGAAAGCTGCCTTGGCACTCCTTCTCCATCAACCCAGTTTGGCTCCTGAGATGGAAGATTTCACGAAAGGTCGCCGAGATCTGGAAGAAGTACTCAGCAATTACCGAGGACTGGAAGAATCTCCATCTCAGGAAGGGCGAGTACAGGAGAAAAGCCCAGGTTGGGGAAGAGCGCCTCCCTCCGGTGGCGGGCTCTCTCCAAGGTGAGCCGTTAATCGTTGGCATCGATGATAAGAAAAGGGAGATTGTTCAGTTGTTGATCTCGGGTGGGGGAGATGACGTTGCCGTTGTTTCAGTAGTCGGAGCCGGAGGAATCGGGAAGACGACGCTTGCTAGGCTTGCCTTTGATGATCAAGAAGTGGTAAATTTCTTCCCTTTGAAGTTTTGGGTTGGTGTTTCTCAAGGATTCGATGTGAAGAAGACTACAAAAGAGATTATTGAGGTAATGACTGAAGAAAGATGTGAACCTTTGAACTTGGAGCTGCTGCAGCGCAGGCTTCAGCAGCTGGTGAGTGGGAGGAAGTTCTTATTGGTGCTAGATGGTGTTTGGAATGAGGAGCAATATTATTGGGAGATGTTGCGAGCTCCTTTAATGGCTGGAGGAAATGGAAGCAGGGTTTTGGTAACTACTAGGAGCGAATTGGTCTCAAGGAACATGCGCACATTGCCTCCAATCCATTTGAATGGTCTTGAGGAGGAGCACTGCTGGTCGTTGTTCCGGGACCTAGCATTCGAGCGAGGAGCTTGGGATCGGCACCGGAACTTGGTGGAGATCGGTAGGAAGATAGTGAAGAAGTGTCAGGGATCACCTCTAGCAGTCAGGTCGATCAGCGGCCTCTTGTACAATAAGACAGATGAAGAGGAGTGGAGAAGTGTATTAAGTGATCTGCCAGATCCAGATGATGATGCCTACAAGATCCTACTGACTTTGAAGGTGAGTTATGATCATTTGCCATTACATCTGAAGCAGTGTTTTGCTTTCTGTTCTATATTTCCCAATGGTTATGTATTTGATCGAGATGAATTAGTCAAGTTGTGGATCGCAGTTGGTCTTGTTAAGCCTAAGGGAACGAGGTCATTGGAGAATATCGGCGGTAAGTACTTTGACCATCTCTTATGGAGGTCATTTTTCCATATATCTAGCAGCAGCAACCAACAATCAAAACTGAAATACAAAATGCCAGGCTTAATTCATGAGCTAGCACAATCTGTTTCTGAACATGAATGTTTGAGATGTGAGAATAACGCAGTACATGGTGAATCAGAGAATTCTCGATATGTGGTGTCATGCCTTCAGAATATGGATCCTTTCACATTTCAGAAGATCTATGAGAACCAAGGCTTAAGAGCATTTATATTGCATCCTGAAAATGGTGTGCCCACAAAACAGGTTCCGAATCATCTGTTTCGAAATTTGAAGCATTTACGTGCTTTAGATTTGAGACAGAATGAATTAGTTGCATTACCAGATGCTATTGGAAATCTAATTCATCTGCGGTTCCTCAACCTTTATGGCACACAAATAGAGAGGTTGCCAGAATCTGTCAGTAACCTTTACAATCTGCAGGTACTAGAACTTGGTGAGTGCAACAAGCTTCTAGAACTACCCAAAGGCATGAGCAACTTGGTTAATCTTCGGCATCTGGGTTTGCATCTGAACTGGGATAAGCATAGAAATAGATGGATTGATTTGATTTCCATGCCACCAGGGATTGGCCAATTAACTTCTCTGCGAACATTGTCAAGGTTCAGTGTATCTGGACAGAGTGGATGTGGTTTGGGGCAGTTAAAAGACTTGGATCTCCGAGGAGAACTATGCATCTCAAAACTGGAAAATGTTGTCAATGTGGATGATGCTGCAGATGCAAATTTGAGGAACAAAAAATACATTGACTTTCTGATGCTCAGATGGAGTGAAAGCACCTGCTCTAACTCGCTGGCTGAAAGTGGAGAACAAGTAATCAAAACCCTCCATCCACACACCAATATCAGAACTTTATGGATAGATAACTACaatggaacatcatttccagaTTGGCTCCAGGATCAGTCATTTTCAAATTTAGACACATTGAGGCTCTCCAACTGCAGAAGATGTGGAGTCCTCCCTCTAGTAGGAAAGCTGCCACAGCTCAAAAATCTCGACTTAGAAGGGCTGCCTGAAGTGCAATACATGGGCCGTGTGGTTCCCGGTAATGGCAATACTATGGGTTTTCCCTTGCTTGAGATGTTGTTTATAGCAAACATGCGTAGCTTGGAGAGTTGGTATGAAGTAATACAGGGTGAAATGGCTTGCCTCAAAAAACTTGTCATCTCAGATTGCCCCAAGATAAAAGAACTTTCCCACCTACCACGTTCTCTTGAATATTTTGAGATGAGAAACTGCCAGAAACTGTTGTCTCTTCCAGTGCTTCCACTGCTTCAGGAGTTGGTGATAAAAGGAGGCACTGGGGAAATAATCAGGTGGATTCATCAGCTCACCTCTCTGTCCTCGCTGACTGTCTCTCAATTGTCTCGTCTTAAATCTCTACCCAGAGGCTATCTTCATAACTTGAAAGTTCTTAGAGAACTGAAGATTGAAGGATGTGATAAGCTTAAGTCAGTGGCCTTGCAAGATCTTGCTTCTCTTGAACTTTTAGAGATATCATCATGCCAAAAACTATCATCCTTTGGTGATGGGGGACTGCCTGCAACGCTAAAAGAATTTCGACTTCATTTTTGTGACAATCTCAAATCCCTGCCAACCCGAATGCATCTGTTACCCTCTCTTAATCATATGGAAATTTGCAATGTTCCAATGCTCACATCATTACCGACAGAAGGATTACCTTACTCCCTGAAATATCTAGCTATCAGTGGATGCACATTTTTGCAACGTTGTTGCGGAAGAAATGGAGCTGATTGGCCTAAAATACAGCATATTCCTTTAAGAGATATTGGTGATAGTTCTTCGAGTTGA